The proteins below are encoded in one region of Nitrospirota bacterium:
- a CDS encoding radical SAM protein — MNTCMVCGQTSELISEGLNLCIECIREKPDKAIPYAERSHRKSREAFGLPPKHPDDINGIPCNICVNECRISADSLGFCGLRRNKDGRLTGVTPEEGKLSWYYDSLPTNCVADWVCAGGMGAGFPKYAYKDGPEYGYKNLAVFFHACSFDCLFCQNWHFRDETLKSARRKAEELANAVDRTTSCICYFGGDPTPQLPFALKASRLAIEKNKDRILRICWETNGTMNKGLLKEMIELSLNSGGCIKFDLKTWNENLNIALTGVTNRRTLENFAFVSESIKERTVPPLLVASTLLVPGYIDEKEIRGIARFIASLDKNIPYALLGFYPHFYMSDLPTTYRRDAQRYLEIAQEEGLIRVRIGNIHLLC; from the coding sequence ATGAACACCTGTATGGTCTGTGGGCAAACATCTGAACTAATCTCAGAGGGTCTCAATCTGTGTATTGAATGCATAAGAGAAAAACCCGATAAGGCAATCCCATATGCTGAAAGATCCCACAGAAAAAGCAGAGAAGCCTTTGGACTTCCTCCAAAGCATCCAGATGATATTAATGGGATTCCATGCAATATATGTGTTAATGAGTGCAGGATATCAGCGGATAGTCTCGGATTCTGTGGGCTTAGAAGAAATAAGGATGGAAGGCTTACAGGTGTTACTCCTGAAGAAGGAAAACTTTCATGGTATTATGATTCACTCCCTACTAACTGTGTTGCAGACTGGGTCTGTGCTGGCGGCATGGGTGCAGGATTTCCAAAATACGCCTACAAAGATGGTCCTGAATATGGATATAAAAACCTTGCTGTATTCTTCCATGCATGTTCTTTTGATTGCCTCTTCTGCCAGAACTGGCATTTCAGGGACGAGACCCTCAAGTCGGCAAGGAGAAAGGCAGAAGAGCTTGCAAATGCTGTTGACAGAACTACCTCATGCATCTGTTATTTTGGAGGAGATCCGACACCCCAGCTTCCCTTTGCCCTGAAGGCATCAAGACTTGCGATTGAAAAAAACAAAGACAGGATACTGCGGATATGCTGGGAAACTAATGGGACAATGAATAAAGGGCTTCTCAAAGAGATGATAGAGTTATCCCTCAATTCAGGTGGCTGTATAAAGTTTGACCTCAAGACATGGAATGAAAATTTAAATATCGCCCTGACAGGTGTTACGAATAGAAGGACATTGGAAAACTTTGCCTTTGTGTCAGAGAGTATAAAGGAGAGAACAGTACCACCATTATTGGTAGCAAGTACACTTCTTGTGCCTGGCTATATCGATGAAAAAGAGATAAGAGGCATAGCACGGTTCATTGCATCTCTTGATAAGAACATACCCTACGCCCTTCTTGGGTTTTATCCACATTTCTATATGTCAGACCTTCCAACAACATATAGGAGAGATGCACAAAGATACCTTGAGATAGCTCAAGAGGAAGGATTAATAAGGGTGCGAATTGGAAATATCCATC